In Papaver somniferum cultivar HN1 chromosome 1, ASM357369v1, whole genome shotgun sequence, a genomic segment contains:
- the LOC113305561 gene encoding uncharacterized GPI-anchored protein At4g28100-like, translated as MELKLTHHFLFIFLILFSLFVASSLSQTEIPSSLTSSEGDDDNDGHDQPLKPGNYTASMPTNTVPAFPVQTQTKTCHLDLSAELFGGVNEACGYNLDISRCCPVLAAWLFAAHARSALQITTNTNSSSTSPFSSSDLDPMMPDDSTKCVNSLETSLENRNIHIPQPNSTCDAILCFCGIRLHQITSLSCPAAFNLSSTTTANSSASHHNATSTTSVIPTSAVKNLEHNCLNSSYAGCTRCLGALQKLTGEKNATKIGTERANKMFSRDCKLMGLTWLLARNKTAYIPTVSAVLRAIMYSAHPHESKCSPDQENMPLAVDSLHFDKHTSSSLSPPVVSVPLTRILFTFFTLCSFYLLLT; from the exons ATGGAACTCAAACTCACTCATcactttcttttcattttcttgattctcttttctcttttcgtAGCTTCATCATTATCACAAACTGAAATACCTTCGTCTTTGACATCATCAGAaggtgatgatgataatgatggacATGACCAGCCATTGAAACCAGGAAACTACACAGCATCAATGCCAACAAATACAGTACCAGCATTTCCAGTACAAACACAAACAAAGACATGTCATCTAGATCTTTCCGCTGAACTTTTCGGTGGTGTTAATGAAGCTTGTGGTTATAACTTGGATATAAGTCGCTGTTGTCCTGTTTTAGCtgcttggttatttgctgctcaTGCTAGATCAGCTTTACAGATTACTACAAATACtaattcatcatcaacatcaccaTTTTCATCATCAGATCTTGATCCGATGATGCCTGACGATTCAACTAAATGTGTTAATTCACTCGAAACTTCACTTGAAAATCGTAATATTCATATTCCACAACCTAATTCTACATGTGATGCTATTCTCTGTTTTTGTGGTATTCGTCTTCATCAAATTACTTCACTATCTTGTCCTGCTGCATTCAATCTTTCTTCGACCACAACAGCGAATTCATCAGCTTCTCATCATAATGCTACCAGTACTACTTCTGTTATTCCTACTTCCGCTGTTAAGAATTTAGAACATAATTGTCTAAATTCTTCTTATGCTGGTTGTACTAGATGTCTCGGTGCTCTTCAAAAG TTGACAGGAGAGAAGAACGCAACAAAAATAGGGACAGAAAGGGCAAATAAAATGTTCAGCAGAGATTGTAAGCTAATGGGATTGACATGGTTGCTTGCAAGAAACAAAACAGCGTATATACCAACAGTGTCAGCTGTATTACGCGCCATCATGTATAGTGCGCACCCACATGAATCTAAATGCAGTCCTGATCAAGAAAACATGCCGTTAGCCGTTGATTCTCTCCACTTTGACAAACATACATCATCGTCGCTCTCTCCACCAGTGGTTTCTGTTCCTCTCACTAGAATTTTATTTACCTTTTTTACCCTTTGTAGTTTTTATCTTTTACTAACTTAG